The sequence AAATTGCAGCACGCTTTAAAGTGAATCACGAAAGTCCGCAAATGATTGTTATTAAAAATGGGGCAGTGGTGCATCAAGATTCACATCATTCTATTGAGGCTTCGCATTTGGAGAAGTTTGTTTAACTATTTTTCTTAATTTAGCTAAAAATGATTTTATGGGAACTACTGAATTGAAAAGCAATCTTTTAGAAATGATGAACAATATTCAAGATGAACAATTGCTTCAATCTTTATATGATTTTCTTAAAAGCCATAAAATAAGTAAGACTTTACATTTGTGGGATAAACTCTCTAATCTTGAAAAGGAGCAGGTGCTTTTAGCCTATGAAGAGTCTGAAAATGAAAAAAACTTAATTCCAAATAAAGAAATATTCAAGTAATTTCGATGGAAATTTTTTTTACCAAAAGAGCTTCTAAGAACTATAAATCCATTAAAGAATATATTTCTGGGAATTTCGGAATTTTAGTAGCGGATGTCTTTGAAAATAAATTGATTGATTTTTTAGAGCTTTTAAAAGTGCTTTCCTGAAATTGGAAGTATAGAAGTTGTTGAGAAAGAAATTCGGGGGTTTCAGTTCAGTAAACAAACTCGTATCTTTTACCGGATTAAAGGAGATAACATAATCATTTTAACGCTTATTGACGTTCGACAACATCCTGACAAAAAGAAGTTATAATTGCTAGTTGAATTTATTATCCCTCAAAATCACTTTAAACCTTTCTTTTATATCTGTTCCAGCATCAAAAACCATTTGTTCGTTATTTGGAAAAGGGATGAACTGATTGTTTAAATGATTAAGATCTTCGCCATTTAACGCGCGCTTATCGCCACGATAAGTTGCAAACGAATTTTCAAAAACGAATTCCGAAGACAGCGGAAAACTGTTTAGTTGTCTTCCTTTGTTTAAGTCTTTATATACAACGGCACCGCCCACAAACACAGATTTTTGCTGATTTGTAATATAAATCGTGGCTGAAACATCAATATATTTATCAATCTTAATTGGGTTTCCTAAACTATCCTTTACAATATTTCCGCCGCGATCACGTCTATAATCGTAACCATCTTTTATTCGCTGGCTTCTTGTGTATTGTCTATCTGAAATACGTTCAGGCGAAATCTGAATGGTTTGAAAATTTAGGTCAATTCCTAAATCATAATTAAT comes from Aequorivita sublithincola DSM 14238 and encodes:
- a CDS encoding type II toxin-antitoxin system RelE/ParE family toxin; translation: MEIFFTKRASKNYKSIKEYISGNFGILVADVFENKLIDFLELLKVLS